A portion of the Bactrocera neohumeralis isolate Rockhampton chromosome 2, APGP_CSIRO_Bneo_wtdbg2-racon-allhic-juicebox.fasta_v2, whole genome shotgun sequence genome contains these proteins:
- the LOC126760453 gene encoding paired box pox-meso protein, whose protein sequence is MDPENQCPQYGEVNQLGGVFVNGRPLPNATRMRIVELARLGIRPCDISRQLRVSHGCVSKILARYHETGSILPGAIGGSKPRVTTPKVVNYIRELKQRDPGIFAWEIRDRLLTEGICDKTNVPSVSSISRILRNKLGAIGHHHHNSAVAAAAAANGTNSSPHHHAHPHAHPHGHHHASAHSTGVSTVATVAHHQHAAAAAAVHAHPHLYNSIYQPYSAYSMKTAVSCGSPSPPQATQTSHQLRTAAAAAAAAHCWPSSHSVSDILAHHQAVALRASCQVGNTMGALPTGLPMTASPVGGAMGTGAQQLMGAEDCDGMANSAAAATQVAVAAAAASQQPYNYYMYFQNTGMHHHHHGGMMAAGATGL, encoded by the coding sequence AAAATCAGTGcccgcaatacggcgaagtgaATCAGCTTGGCGGCGTATTTGTGAACGGACGCCCACTGCCGAATGCGACGCGCATGCGCATTGTGGAGTTAGCACGCCTCGGCATACGACCCTGCGACATTTCCCGCCAGTTGCGTGTTAGTCATGGCTGTGTTTCCAAGATATTGGCGCGCTACCACGAGACCGGTTCCATTCTCCCGGGCGCTATAGGCGGCTCGAAACCGCGCGTCACCACTCCGAAAGTAGTGAACTACATACGCGAACTGAAGCAGCGCGATCCTGGTATTTTCGCTTGGGAAATTCGTGATCGCCTGCTGACTGAAGGCATCTGTGATAAGACGAATGTGCCGAGCGTTAGTTCCATATCGCGCATACTTCGCAATAAGCTTGGCGCTATTGGGCATCATCATCACAACTCAGCGGTCGCCGCGGCAGCAGCCGCTAATGGCACAAATTCTTCACCACATCATCACGCGCATCCGCATGCACATCCGCACGGTCATCATCACGCATCAGCGCACAGCACAGGTGTCTCCACCGTGGCCACAGTGGCGCATCATCAACatgccgccgccgctgctgcagTGCATGCGCACCCCCATCTCTACAATTCCATTTATCAGCCATACAGCGCGTACAGCATGAAAACGGCGGTATCCTGTGGCAGCCCCTCGCCCCCTCAGGCCACACAAACCAGTCATCAGTTGCGCACCGCGGCGGCTGCAGCTGCTGCAGCGCACTGCTGGCCCTCATCGCATTCTGTGAGCGACATTTTGGCGCATCATCAAGCGGTTGCGCTGCGCGCCAGTTGTCAGGTGGGCAACACAATGGGCGCGCTGCCCACGGGACTGCCGATGACTGCTTCACCGGTGGGTGGCGCTATGGGCACGGGCGCGCAACAACTTATGGGCGCTGAAGATTGCGACGGCATGGCGAACAGCGCGGCGGCAGCTACACAAGTCGCTGTGGCAGCGGCTGCGGCGTCGCAGCAGCCCTATAACTACTATATGTATTTCCAAAACACTGGTatgcatcatcatcatcacgGTGGCATGATGGCGGCAGGTGCAACAGGGTTATGA